In a single window of the Aminomonas paucivorans DSM 12260 genome:
- a CDS encoding 4Fe-4S dicluster domain-containing protein has product MTDNEKLFNSGVLTDTRPGAVLPPQDLWETKKNGLVVIECPQRIPCNPCHTSCPTGAVVPFEDINDVPRIDYAKCTGCGMCVAKCPGLACFVVDLTWGGPDQALMKLPHEMLPRPEKGQKVHCLDRTGATVCESTVEAVTEPWKDRTLVVHVGVPKDQIGQVRAVRVVK; this is encoded by the coding sequence ATGACGGACAACGAAAAACTCTTCAACAGCGGCGTCCTCACCGACACCCGCCCCGGGGCGGTGCTGCCCCCGCAGGACCTCTGGGAGACCAAGAAGAACGGCCTGGTGGTCATCGAATGCCCCCAGCGGATCCCCTGCAACCCCTGTCACACCAGCTGCCCCACAGGGGCGGTGGTCCCCTTCGAGGACATCAACGACGTGCCTCGGATCGACTACGCCAAGTGCACCGGCTGCGGCATGTGCGTGGCCAAGTGCCCGGGGCTGGCGTGCTTCGTGGTGGACCTCACCTGGGGAGGCCCGGACCAGGCCCTCATGAAGCTCCCCCACGAAATGCTCCCCCGCCCGGAGAAGGGGCAGAAGGTGCACTGCCTGGACCGGACCGGCGCCACGGTGTGCGAAAGCACCGTGGAGGCGGTGACGGAACCGTGGAAGGACCGGACCCTGGTGGTGCACGTGGGCGTTCCGAAAGACCAGATCGGCCAAGTCCGCGCCGTAAGGGTGGTGAAGTAG
- a CDS encoding C10 family peptidase, translated as MVRRRRGFWGVGLLGACLVFWASCAFGAPTTGEQALKAARNWAAAGARLGEKTSSGAGTVASYRDGKGQVLFHVVRLGAGTVILPGDDRVEPILAFLPEGSYDDRTDNPLRALVRRDLKGRFAVLTSGGASEKGAGEGNETKWRRLELGRQAEGGVGGVSDVRVAPLVAARWNQAEAYSGGPLCYNLYTPENLVCGCVATAMAQVMYTHRHPAAGVGTPSFPIRVNGVDQTRALRGGDGAGGPYVWDAMIAVPGPGITSASCQAIGALTHDAGVAAKMRYSSAESGTGTEDARDALVGAFGYGNAVLGFSGAYGTNVPGSVLRAMVNPNLDAGYPVLLGLTQTSDGSGHEIVCDGYGYEAGTGYHHLNLGWSGASDAWYNLPNIDAAIPFDVVDDLCYNIFVSGTGEIVSGRVLDGAGNPVAGATVTAAGGGRTFTDLTDSKGVFALPQVPSGVTYTLTSSAGGTRTVTVGVSQNGAASTGNVWNVLLGTAPDPNPTLTVTPLPTRRPSSGGGGCAALGFLPLLALVVLPLAALRRRG; from the coding sequence ATGGTGCGACGTAGACGCGGGTTTTGGGGGGTCGGGCTTCTGGGGGCGTGTCTTGTTTTCTGGGCGTCCTGCGCCTTCGGGGCTCCCACCACGGGAGAACAGGCACTGAAGGCGGCCCGGAACTGGGCCGCTGCGGGGGCGCGTCTGGGGGAGAAGACCTCCTCCGGGGCCGGAACGGTGGCTTCCTACCGGGACGGAAAGGGGCAGGTCCTGTTCCACGTCGTCCGCCTGGGGGCGGGGACGGTGATCCTTCCCGGGGACGACCGGGTGGAGCCCATCCTGGCGTTCCTTCCCGAAGGGAGCTACGACGACCGCACGGATAACCCCCTCCGTGCCCTGGTGAGGCGGGACCTGAAGGGACGCTTCGCTGTCCTGACCTCGGGTGGGGCCTCGGAGAAGGGGGCGGGGGAGGGCAACGAGACGAAATGGCGTCGCCTGGAGTTGGGACGGCAGGCCGAGGGCGGCGTCGGCGGCGTCTCGGACGTGCGGGTGGCTCCCCTGGTGGCGGCCCGGTGGAATCAGGCGGAGGCCTACAGCGGCGGCCCCCTCTGCTACAACCTCTATACCCCGGAGAACCTGGTCTGCGGCTGCGTGGCCACCGCCATGGCCCAGGTGATGTACACCCACCGCCATCCCGCGGCGGGGGTGGGCACCCCCTCCTTCCCCATCCGGGTGAACGGGGTGGACCAGACCCGGGCCCTGCGGGGGGGCGACGGGGCCGGAGGCCCCTATGTCTGGGATGCCATGATCGCGGTTCCGGGGCCGGGGATCACCTCCGCGTCCTGTCAGGCCATCGGCGCCCTCACCCACGATGCGGGGGTGGCGGCGAAGATGCGTTACAGCAGCGCGGAATCCGGCACGGGCACGGAGGACGCCCGGGACGCCCTGGTGGGGGCCTTCGGCTACGGCAACGCGGTGCTGGGTTTCAGCGGCGCCTACGGGACCAACGTCCCGGGCAGCGTCCTCCGGGCCATGGTGAACCCCAATCTGGACGCGGGGTACCCGGTCCTCCTGGGGCTCACCCAGACCAGCGACGGCAGCGGCCACGAGATCGTCTGCGACGGCTACGGCTACGAGGCGGGGACGGGTTACCACCACCTGAACCTGGGGTGGAGCGGCGCCAGCGACGCCTGGTACAACCTGCCGAACATCGACGCGGCCATCCCCTTCGATGTGGTGGACGACCTCTGCTACAACATCTTCGTCTCCGGGACCGGGGAGATCGTCAGCGGCCGGGTCCTGGACGGGGCGGGCAATCCCGTGGCGGGGGCCACGGTGACCGCCGCGGGGGGCGGCCGGACCTTCACGGATCTCACCGACTCCAAGGGGGTCTTCGCCCTGCCCCAGGTCCCCTCGGGGGTCACCTACACCCTCACCTCCTCTGCCGGGGGGACCCGGACGGTGACGGTGGGGGTCTCGCAAAACGGCGCCGCCTCCACGGGGAACGTGTGGAACGTCCTCCTGGGGACGGCCCCGGACCCGAACCCCACCCTCACGGTCACGCCTCTTCCCACCCGGCGTCCCTCCAGCGGCGGGGGCGGGTGTGCCGCCCTGGGGTTCCTGCCCTTGCTGGCCCTGGTGGTCCTTCCCCTGGCCGCTCTGCGCCGGAGGGGCTGA
- a CDS encoding NAD(P)/FAD-dependent oxidoreductase: MKTTDILVIGGGAAGLSAAAEAASAGAKVTILESDLQLGGQLIKQTHKFFGSKDEYAGTRGYKIADILLEEIRSAGDRVEVHTNTTVTGYYREDGTITAMRGEEEYFRVQAKKVVVATGAQERLIPFPNNDLPGVYGAGAVQTLMNVYGVLPGKRVLMVGAGNIGLIVSYQLMQAGVDVVAVVEAMPKIGGYWVHAAKIRRLGVPIYLQHSIKEAYGKDVIEGATIQEVDNTCSGIGNEKRIDCDIICMAVGLSPTTELCWQAGCAMQYVPQLCGYVPKRDRTMRTSHPDLWIAGDASGIEEASAAMVEGRIAGLNAAASLGLPVKAEGMKEYWQRLDHLRAGEVGEKIRSGIGQVLVDTWEGK; the protein is encoded by the coding sequence ATGAAGACCACCGACATCCTGGTCATCGGCGGCGGGGCCGCAGGGCTTTCCGCCGCGGCGGAGGCGGCCTCCGCGGGCGCGAAGGTCACCATCCTGGAAAGCGACCTCCAGCTGGGAGGCCAGCTCATCAAGCAGACCCATAAGTTCTTCGGGAGCAAGGACGAGTACGCCGGCACCCGGGGCTACAAGATCGCGGACATCCTCCTGGAGGAGATCCGGTCGGCGGGGGATCGGGTGGAAGTGCACACCAACACCACCGTCACGGGGTACTACCGGGAAGACGGCACCATCACCGCCATGCGGGGAGAAGAGGAGTACTTCCGGGTCCAGGCCAAGAAGGTCGTGGTGGCCACGGGGGCCCAGGAACGCCTCATCCCCTTCCCCAACAACGACCTTCCGGGGGTGTACGGCGCGGGAGCCGTGCAGACCCTCATGAACGTCTACGGCGTCCTGCCGGGCAAGCGGGTCCTCATGGTGGGGGCGGGGAACATCGGCCTCATCGTCAGCTACCAGCTCATGCAGGCGGGAGTGGACGTGGTGGCGGTGGTGGAAGCCATGCCCAAGATCGGCGGCTACTGGGTGCACGCCGCCAAGATCCGCCGCCTGGGGGTTCCCATCTACCTCCAGCACAGCATCAAGGAAGCCTACGGCAAGGACGTCATCGAAGGGGCCACCATCCAGGAAGTGGACAACACCTGCAGCGGCATCGGGAACGAAAAGCGCATCGACTGCGACATCATCTGCATGGCCGTGGGCCTGTCGCCCACCACGGAACTCTGCTGGCAGGCGGGATGCGCCATGCAGTACGTCCCCCAGCTTTGCGGATACGTCCCCAAGCGGGACCGGACCATGCGGACCAGCCACCCGGACCTGTGGATCGCCGGAGACGCCTCGGGGATCGAAGAAGCCAGTGCGGCCATGGTGGAAGGTCGCATCGCGGGCCTGAACGCCGCCGCGAGCCTGGGCCTTCCCGTGAAGGCGGAGGGCATGAAGGAATACTGGCAGCGCCTGGACCACCTCCGGGCGGGAGAAGTGGGAGAGAAGATCCGCTCCGGCATCGGCCAGGTACTCGTGGACACCTGGGAGGGCAAATGA
- a CDS encoding TRAP transporter large permease, producing MEALILFGLLIVLIALSIPIGITLGLATAVSFALTSDIPLVILAQKSFSALDSFPLLAIPFFILAGALMSYGGISKRLVALAEALVGFIVGGLAMVTVLACMFFAAISGSGPATVSAIGSFMIPAMRERKYAGAFATAVTAAAGTIGVIIPPSIPFVIYAVVSGASVGELFIAGVVPGVLIGIALMVVCYFTARKRGYQSSAEPPSFARVGKAFREAVWALIVPIIILGGIYGGIFTPTEAAVVAVVYSVFIGKFVYRELDFKTLYDALKDAVLVNGATSFMIGLSMAFAAYLSMAQIPAMMGEWLLSVSSSPVTTLMIINVFLLIIGCFVDNIAAVIILTPILLPVVTQLGIDPVHFGLIMTVNLAVGFITPPYGINLFVGSAVSGESIEDISREVMPLIAVMILCLLLFTYVPQTSMALVELFRHH from the coding sequence TCGGCATCACCCTGGGGCTGGCCACCGCCGTCAGCTTCGCCCTCACCAGCGACATCCCCCTGGTGATCCTGGCGCAGAAGTCCTTCTCCGCCCTGGACTCCTTCCCCCTCCTGGCCATCCCCTTCTTCATCCTGGCGGGGGCCCTCATGAGCTACGGGGGAATCTCCAAACGCCTGGTGGCCCTGGCGGAGGCCCTGGTGGGCTTCATCGTGGGCGGCCTGGCCATGGTCACCGTCCTGGCCTGCATGTTCTTCGCCGCCATCTCCGGCTCCGGCCCCGCCACCGTGTCCGCCATCGGATCCTTCATGATCCCCGCCATGCGGGAGAGGAAGTACGCGGGGGCCTTCGCCACCGCCGTCACCGCTGCCGCGGGGACCATCGGGGTCATCATCCCCCCCTCCATCCCCTTCGTCATCTACGCCGTGGTGTCCGGCGCCTCCGTGGGGGAGCTGTTCATCGCCGGGGTCGTGCCGGGGGTGCTCATCGGCATTGCTCTCATGGTGGTGTGCTACTTCACCGCCCGAAAGCGGGGTTACCAAAGCTCCGCCGAGCCCCCCTCCTTCGCCCGGGTGGGCAAGGCCTTCCGGGAGGCGGTGTGGGCCCTCATCGTCCCCATCATCATCCTGGGGGGCATCTACGGGGGGATCTTCACTCCCACGGAGGCGGCGGTGGTGGCGGTGGTCTACTCCGTGTTCATCGGCAAGTTCGTCTACCGGGAGCTGGACTTCAAGACCCTCTACGACGCCCTGAAGGACGCGGTGCTGGTGAACGGAGCCACGTCCTTCATGATCGGCCTCTCCATGGCCTTCGCCGCGTACCTCTCCATGGCCCAGATCCCTGCCATGATGGGGGAATGGCTTCTGTCCGTCTCCTCCAGTCCCGTCACCACCCTGATGATCATCAACGTGTTCCTGCTCATCATCGGGTGTTTCGTGGACAACATCGCCGCGGTGATCATCCTCACCCCCATCCTGCTGCCCGTGGTGACCCAGCTGGGCATCGACCCGGTGCACTTCGGGCTCATCATGACGGTGAACCTGGCGGTGGGGTTCATCACCCCGCCCTACGGCATCAACCTCTTCGTGGGGTCCGCCGTTTCGGGGGAGTCCATCGAGGACATCTCCCGGGAGGTGATGCCCCTCATCGCGGTGATGATCCTGTGCCTGCTCCTCTTCACCTACGTGCCCCAGACCAGCATGGCCCTGGTGGAGCTGTTTCGGCACCACTAG
- a CDS encoding (2Fe-2S)-binding protein produces the protein MRMIDEHPILEYRHGQRVKFSFDGREMEGYEGEPIAMALHANGVRIYRETPEMKRPRGFFCAIGKCSSCFMVVDGVPNVRTCVTPLTAGMNVQTQRGKGTVALEEA, from the coding sequence ATGCGCATGATCGACGAACATCCGATCTTGGAGTACCGCCACGGGCAGCGGGTGAAGTTTTCGTTTGACGGCCGGGAGATGGAGGGGTACGAAGGGGAGCCCATCGCCATGGCCCTTCACGCCAACGGAGTGCGGATCTACCGGGAGACGCCGGAGATGAAGCGTCCTCGTGGGTTCTTCTGCGCCATCGGGAAGTGCAGCAGCTGTTTCATGGTGGTGGACGGGGTTCCGAACGTGCGGACCTGCGTGACCCCCCTGACGGCGGGGATGAACGTCCAGACCCAGCGGGGCAAGGGCACCGTGGCCCTGGAAGAAGCCTAG
- a CDS encoding NAD(P)/FAD-dependent oxidoreductase produces MGSARGGSRVPRRHEGWTRLVVQREVEKMHQRTADVIIVGGGVHGCAGAYELAKAGVKVALFEANYLSSGGSGRSAAGIRQHFGTEVNCRLAQYNVQCFTHLEEELGAELPLDYAQWGYMWVAYTDSCLDQLKKNVDLQNSLGTPSVIMTPGEVKAKWPYLRLDGIIGAAFCHQDGHINPQTMTIAYGRQAERLGATVKTHSPVERLLASGDKITGVVVNGEEWHADKVVLTAGPWSTPLAATVGVELPVSPERHNLLVTEQVEPFQCPMVLCLDDGAYFKQCPNGSFFLGRDDAGEPKTTESGNSWKFLEGVTKSVLSRIPVLSGVRVVRQWSGPYDNTPDHQAIIDWAPVEGLLINCGWSGHGLQFGPSGGRLIREMVTGQPTFVDIRRFRLARFAENDLFFEPAYI; encoded by the coding sequence ATGGGATCGGCACGCGGGGGCTCGAGGGTGCCCCGGCGTCATGAGGGTTGGACCCGTCTGGTCGTCCAAAGGGAGGTAGAGAAGATGCATCAACGAACCGCCGACGTGATCATCGTAGGGGGAGGCGTGCACGGCTGCGCCGGAGCCTACGAACTTGCCAAGGCCGGCGTCAAGGTGGCCCTCTTCGAGGCGAACTATCTGTCCTCGGGGGGGTCGGGGCGTTCCGCCGCGGGGATCCGGCAGCACTTCGGCACCGAGGTGAACTGCCGCCTGGCCCAGTACAACGTGCAGTGCTTCACCCATCTGGAGGAGGAGCTGGGGGCGGAGCTTCCCCTGGACTACGCCCAGTGGGGCTACATGTGGGTGGCCTACACCGATTCCTGTCTGGACCAGCTGAAGAAGAACGTGGATCTCCAGAACAGCCTGGGGACCCCTTCGGTCATCATGACCCCCGGCGAGGTGAAGGCCAAGTGGCCCTATCTGCGCCTGGACGGGATCATCGGGGCGGCCTTCTGCCATCAGGACGGGCACATCAACCCCCAGACCATGACCATCGCCTACGGCCGTCAGGCGGAGCGCCTGGGAGCCACCGTGAAGACCCACAGCCCCGTGGAGCGCCTCCTGGCCTCGGGGGACAAGATCACCGGGGTGGTGGTGAACGGGGAGGAGTGGCACGCCGACAAGGTGGTGCTCACCGCCGGTCCCTGGTCCACCCCTCTGGCCGCCACGGTGGGGGTGGAGCTTCCCGTGTCCCCGGAGCGGCACAACCTGCTGGTGACGGAGCAGGTGGAGCCCTTCCAGTGTCCCATGGTGCTCTGTTTGGACGACGGGGCCTACTTCAAGCAGTGCCCCAACGGGTCCTTCTTCCTGGGTCGGGACGACGCGGGGGAGCCCAAGACCACCGAGAGCGGCAACTCCTGGAAGTTCCTGGAGGGGGTCACCAAGAGCGTCCTCTCCCGCATCCCCGTCCTGTCGGGGGTCCGGGTGGTGCGCCAGTGGTCCGGACCTTACGACAACACCCCGGACCACCAGGCCATCATCGACTGGGCGCCCGTGGAGGGGCTTCTCATCAACTGCGGGTGGAGCGGCCACGGACTGCAGTTCGGTCCCAGCGGCGGCCGGCTCATCCGGGAGATGGTCACCGGCCAGCCCACCTTCGTGGACATCCGCCGGTTCCGTCTGGCCCGGTTCGCGGAGAACGACCTGTTCTTCGAACCCGCCTACATCTAG
- a CDS encoding (2Fe-2S)-binding protein: MSQVIQKGPVCDNEEVKQKQRDIVICRCEEITLGEIQDWIAKGYDTFDELKRVLRVGMGPCQGRGCQDIILREVARMTGRPVAQVPSGTVRPPVKPIKLGILAANQGKE; encoded by the coding sequence ATGAGCCAGGTCATCCAGAAGGGCCCGGTGTGCGACAACGAAGAGGTCAAGCAGAAGCAGCGGGACATCGTCATCTGCCGCTGCGAGGAGATCACCCTGGGGGAGATCCAGGACTGGATCGCCAAGGGTTACGACACCTTCGACGAACTGAAGCGGGTGCTCCGGGTGGGCATGGGCCCGTGCCAGGGCCGAGGCTGCCAGGACATCATCCTCCGGGAGGTGGCCCGCATGACCGGACGTCCCGTGGCTCAGGTCCCCTCCGGCACCGTCCGGCCACCCGTCAAACCCATCAAGCTCGGCATCCTCGCCGCGAACCAGGGCAAGGAGTAG
- a CDS encoding homocysteine S-methyltransferase family protein, which yields MKRLFAGQVSPVILDGGMGTQLALAGWRPPLLPEEMVLENPDSVTAIHRAYVEAGARIVETDTFGGSALKLAHRGLEGRTEEINRRAAELARQAVGDRAFVAGSMGPIGRLVDPLGDLTFDEAVEAFRPQAAGLARGGADFLLVETMLDLKEAQAAAVACREAAPGLPFAVSFTFDKDGSTVTGTPPEAAAVWAEAVGAFAVGANCGVGPEEYVDTVHRLAASTDLPVFVYPNAGVPSSRDYLGPEAFAGACEALVRAGAAVVGGCCGTTPEHTAALVRRLGGMAIPPSLRRERGVLRFASRSRVVEAGQGRPLLLIGERINVSRKSPLREELRVQDYTTVRAEARDQTAAGAGLLDVNVGLPEIDRIRAMGKAIHVAEAASSLPLSVDSDDPTVLERGLREAVGVPLLNSVTAKAEALERGIDLAWKYGAVLAVLTIDESGIPERAYDRVAIAQRVLLRASERGLGPERILLDPLTLALGADPRNALATCEALRCIRELGGHTMLGISNISHGLPARGLLNRTFLVMAMEAGLDAVLCNPLDERLLATVAAADALRGRDEGLRRYLAFAPGWSEGVPASGGASRGEPAKGGEQPLTRCILEGDPAGAEASARALVDRGTSPLDLVSSWVVPALEEVGRLYECGDTFLPQLLASAQAAGGVCRLAEELLARQGVKQEPKGTVVLATVEGDLHDLGKNVVGMVLASHGYRVVDLGKDVPAERILEAAEAERADVVGLSALMTSTVPQMEAVIRGARERGAAYRIIVGGAAVSPQYAESIGADGTSSDAVGAARLVEQLLARR from the coding sequence GTGAAGCGACTGTTCGCGGGGCAGGTCTCTCCGGTGATCCTGGACGGGGGCATGGGTACCCAGTTGGCCCTTGCGGGATGGCGCCCCCCCCTGTTGCCGGAGGAGATGGTCCTGGAGAATCCCGATTCGGTGACGGCGATCCATCGGGCCTACGTCGAGGCGGGGGCTCGGATCGTGGAGACCGACACCTTCGGCGGGTCCGCCCTCAAGCTGGCCCATCGGGGCCTGGAGGGGCGAACCGAGGAGATCAACCGCCGGGCGGCGGAGCTGGCCCGGCAGGCCGTGGGAGATCGGGCCTTCGTGGCGGGCTCCATGGGCCCCATCGGGCGGCTGGTGGATCCCCTGGGAGACCTGACCTTCGACGAGGCGGTGGAGGCCTTCCGGCCCCAGGCGGCGGGCCTGGCCCGGGGAGGGGCGGACTTCCTCCTGGTGGAGACCATGCTGGATCTCAAGGAGGCCCAGGCGGCGGCGGTGGCCTGCCGGGAGGCGGCCCCGGGACTGCCCTTCGCGGTGAGCTTCACCTTCGACAAGGACGGATCCACCGTCACCGGGACCCCCCCGGAGGCGGCGGCGGTCTGGGCGGAGGCCGTGGGGGCCTTCGCCGTGGGGGCCAACTGCGGTGTGGGGCCGGAGGAGTACGTGGACACGGTGCATCGCCTGGCGGCCTCCACGGACCTTCCCGTGTTCGTCTACCCCAACGCGGGGGTCCCCTCCTCCCGGGATTACCTGGGGCCGGAGGCCTTCGCCGGGGCCTGTGAGGCCCTGGTCCGGGCGGGGGCGGCGGTGGTGGGGGGCTGCTGCGGCACCACCCCGGAGCACACCGCCGCCCTGGTCCGCCGCCTGGGGGGCATGGCCATCCCCCCCTCCCTGCGGCGGGAGCGGGGGGTGCTGCGCTTCGCCAGCCGCTCCCGGGTGGTGGAGGCGGGGCAGGGGCGCCCCCTCCTGCTCATCGGGGAGCGGATCAACGTGTCCCGCAAGTCCCCCCTGCGGGAGGAACTGCGGGTGCAGGACTACACCACCGTGCGGGCGGAGGCCCGGGACCAGACCGCCGCGGGGGCGGGGCTGCTGGACGTGAACGTGGGGCTGCCGGAGATCGACCGGATCCGCGCCATGGGGAAGGCGATCCACGTGGCCGAGGCGGCGTCGTCCCTGCCCCTTTCCGTGGACAGCGACGACCCGACGGTGCTGGAGCGGGGGCTGCGGGAGGCGGTGGGGGTGCCCCTGCTGAACTCCGTCACCGCCAAGGCGGAGGCCCTGGAGCGGGGTATCGACCTGGCCTGGAAGTACGGGGCGGTGCTGGCGGTGCTCACCATCGACGAGTCGGGCATCCCCGAGCGGGCCTACGACCGGGTGGCCATCGCCCAGCGGGTGCTCCTTCGAGCTTCCGAACGGGGCCTGGGGCCGGAGCGGATCCTCCTGGACCCCCTCACCCTGGCCCTGGGAGCGGATCCTCGCAACGCCCTGGCCACCTGCGAGGCCCTGCGGTGCATCCGGGAGCTGGGGGGGCACACCATGCTGGGGATCAGCAACATCTCCCACGGCCTCCCCGCCCGGGGTCTGCTGAACCGCACCTTCCTGGTGATGGCCATGGAGGCGGGGTTGGACGCGGTGCTCTGCAACCCCCTGGACGAGCGGCTCCTCGCCACCGTGGCCGCCGCGGATGCCCTGAGGGGGCGGGACGAGGGGCTGCGGCGCTATCTGGCCTTCGCTCCGGGCTGGTCCGAGGGAGTTCCCGCATCGGGGGGCGCCTCCCGGGGCGAACCCGCCAAGGGGGGGGAGCAGCCCCTGACCCGCTGCATCCTGGAGGGGGACCCGGCGGGGGCGGAGGCCTCCGCCCGGGCCCTGGTGGACCGGGGCACCTCCCCCCTGGACCTGGTGTCCTCCTGGGTGGTCCCCGCCCTGGAGGAGGTGGGGCGGCTCTACGAGTGCGGCGACACCTTCCTCCCCCAGCTTCTGGCCTCCGCCCAGGCCGCCGGGGGGGTGTGCCGCCTGGCGGAGGAGCTTCTCGCCCGACAGGGGGTGAAGCAGGAGCCCAAGGGAACGGTGGTCCTGGCCACGGTGGAGGGGGACCTGCACGACCTGGGGAAGAACGTGGTGGGCATGGTGCTGGCCAGCCACGGCTACCGGGTGGTGGACCTGGGCAAGGACGTCCCGGCGGAGCGCATCCTGGAGGCGGCGGAGGCGGAGAGGGCGGACGTGGTGGGCCTTTCGGCCCTCATGACCAGCACGGTGCCCCAGATGGAGGCGGTGATCCGGGGCGCCCGGGAGCGGGGGGCCGCCTACCGCATCATCGTGGGGGGGGCGGCGGTGAGCCCCCAGTACGCCGAGTCCATCGGCGCCGACGGCACCTCCTCCGACGCCGTGGGGGCCGCCCGCCTGGTGGAGCAGCTTCTGGCCCGCCGCTGA
- a CDS encoding EamA family transporter: MTALALAAMGGRILLLGWEKIAFKQMGEGEDSLAVVVLLGWTGALLLLPFAFFEPLASWSFVPAAAAAAGVYLAGILLYVRALSEGQVSLVGPVYNFNVFFLLLLSVLFLGESLSPWKVGGMALMVWGSTFLNPGVSLGASLRALAANRPCRTMMVASLFIAAGRVVDARVVGLLAEHPPTVPYALVQAAFSGLYALAFLAVRRRTSLPWRLLRSRPRACLVAGACNIYAYLLLLLALRGLEVSLAEPLSMLGILLSVVLAHFVFHEPLKGRLLGSCLMLLGAWGLFL, encoded by the coding sequence GTGACCGCCCTGGCCCTTGCGGCCATGGGGGGACGCATCCTCCTGCTGGGGTGGGAGAAGATCGCCTTCAAGCAGATGGGGGAAGGGGAGGACTCCCTGGCGGTGGTGGTCCTCCTGGGGTGGACGGGGGCGTTGCTGCTGCTCCCCTTCGCCTTCTTCGAACCCCTGGCCTCCTGGAGCTTCGTCCCCGCGGCCGCCGCGGCGGCGGGGGTGTACCTCGCGGGGATCCTGCTCTACGTGCGGGCCCTCTCGGAGGGGCAGGTCTCCCTGGTGGGGCCGGTGTACAACTTCAACGTCTTCTTCCTCCTGCTCCTCTCGGTGCTCTTCCTGGGGGAATCCCTCTCCCCCTGGAAGGTGGGAGGCATGGCCCTCATGGTCTGGGGCAGCACCTTCCTGAACCCGGGGGTCAGCCTGGGAGCCTCCCTGCGGGCCCTGGCGGCGAACCGGCCCTGCCGCACCATGATGGTGGCCTCCCTGTTCATCGCCGCGGGACGGGTGGTGGACGCCCGGGTCGTGGGGCTTCTGGCGGAACACCCCCCCACGGTGCCCTACGCCCTGGTCCAGGCGGCCTTCTCGGGGCTCTACGCCCTGGCGTTTCTGGCGGTCCGGCGACGGACCAGCCTTCCCTGGAGGCTACTCCGATCCCGCCCCCGGGCCTGCCTGGTGGCGGGGGCCTGCAACATCTACGCCTACCTGCTTCTCCTTCTGGCCCTGCGGGGGCTGGAGGTGAGCCTGGCGGAACCCCTGTCCATGCTGGGGATCCTGCTCTCGGTGGTGCTGGCCCACTTCGTCTTCCACGAACCCCTGAAGGGGCGCCTCCTGGGCTCCTGCCTCATGCTCCTGGGGGCCTGGGGACTGTTCCTCTAG
- a CDS encoding methylenetetrahydrofolate reductase, producing the protein MHLRDLFRAKKPVVSFEIFPPKAGTPVEGIYATLGAIRDLNPDFVSVTYGAGGSTKDLTRDIASTVKNRFGLEVMAHFTGLAHTPAEVDEMAEDLMDEGVCNVLAMRGDPPLDGVLPPNPAFPHAADLIRHLRRGFGDDLSIAAAAYPEGHLECPDPEQDLLHLKAKVDEGVDFLVTQLFFDNELFYRFVEKVRALGVTVPICAGVFPVLNPKQVQRILSLCGVAFPPRFARILARYADDPAALAEAGIAYATDQIIDLLSWGVEGIHLYTMNRPETTRRIMDNIGLVRRSLVDRNEGEAS; encoded by the coding sequence GTGCACCTGCGCGACCTGTTCCGGGCGAAGAAGCCCGTGGTTTCCTTCGAGATCTTCCCCCCCAAGGCGGGAACCCCGGTGGAGGGGATCTACGCCACCCTGGGGGCCATCCGGGACCTGAACCCGGACTTCGTCAGCGTCACCTACGGCGCCGGGGGTAGCACCAAGGACCTGACCCGGGACATCGCCTCCACGGTGAAGAACCGCTTCGGTCTGGAAGTGATGGCCCACTTCACCGGCCTGGCCCACACCCCCGCGGAGGTGGACGAGATGGCGGAGGACCTGATGGACGAAGGGGTGTGCAACGTCCTGGCCATGAGGGGGGATCCCCCCCTGGACGGAGTCCTGCCCCCGAACCCCGCCTTCCCCCACGCGGCGGACCTGATCCGGCACCTGCGCCGAGGGTTCGGGGACGACCTCTCCATCGCCGCAGCGGCCTACCCGGAGGGGCACCTGGAGTGCCCCGACCCGGAGCAGGACCTGCTCCACCTGAAGGCCAAGGTGGACGAGGGGGTGGACTTCCTGGTGACCCAGCTCTTCTTCGACAACGAGCTGTTCTACCGGTTCGTGGAGAAGGTCCGGGCCCTGGGGGTGACCGTGCCCATCTGCGCGGGGGTCTTCCCGGTGCTGAACCCCAAGCAGGTGCAGCGCATCCTCTCCCTCTGCGGCGTGGCCTTTCCCCCCCGGTTCGCCCGCATCCTGGCCCGCTACGCCGACGACCCCGCCGCCTTGGCGGAGGCGGGGATCGCCTACGCCACGGACCAGATCATCGACCTCCTCTCCTGGGGGGTCGAGGGGATCCACCTGTACACCATGAACCGTCCCGAGACCACGCGGCGCATCATGGACAACATCGGCCTGGTGCGCCGCAGTCTGGTGGACCGGAACGAAGGAGAGGCGTCCTAG